A window of Hevea brasiliensis isolate MT/VB/25A 57/8 chromosome 14, ASM3005281v1, whole genome shotgun sequence contains these coding sequences:
- the LOC131173055 gene encoding receptor-like protein Cf-9, producing MRGNGKRPYFISVKNDVYIQKNSQLIPAYTKSISLFTIDSRNYTTKVTYLHSPWESYFPYPKPYPKTESWKESTDCCSWDGITCDLETGNVIGLHLSNSLLFGTIYSNNPLFFLLHLQSLDLSYNDFNNSHLSPQFGQFFNLTYLNLSSSNFGGEFPSEISYLSGLVSLDLSLNDFLILETTIFNKLAQNLTQLQELDLSFVNMSLVAPSSLMNLSSSLTYLKLRYCGLHGKIPDISHLSKLVTLHLSFVYSYGRSMIEIKPMTFDRLVRNLTKIRDFRLRGVNMSMVAPSSLMNLSSSLSSLALILCELQGKFPDNIIQRPNLQLLYLTDNEHLTGSLPRHNWTNSLRYLVLSWTKIPVYLDYDFIGNLKSLETLGLSGCNFRVSNLELLGELTQLTQLSLSDNNFTGQISSSFGSLKQLSSLVLSYNNFNGQIPNYFTNFTQLSFLSLSNNRFTGPIPVQLGRLSCLDYLDLSNNKLHGPIPNSIFKLVDLTVLILSSNNLTGEASPATCKLKSLQILDLSNNSLNGFIPQCLGNFSNNLSVLHLGMNKFHGTIPETFSVGSSLRYLNFNGNQLQRKIPLSISNCRNLEILDLGNNNIDDSFPHFLGTLSKLQILILKSNKLHGLVKGPTANYSFSKLRIFDLSRNKLHGPIPNSIFKLVDLTVLILSSNNLTGEASSAACKLKSLQILDLSNNSLNGFIPQCLGNFSKSLSVLHLGMNKFHGTIPETFSVGSSLRYLNFNGNQLQRKIPLSISNCRNLEILDLGNNNIDDSFPHFLGTLSKLQILILKSNKLHGLVKGPTANYSFSKLRIFDLSRNMFSGPLPAEYFDNFKAMVNSDVKMEYMRDPNNSYDYSEKSHS from the exons ATGAGAGGAAATGGGAAGAGACCTTATTTCATATCTGTCAAGAATGACGTTTATATACAAAAAA ACTCACAGCTCATTCCAGCTTATACCAAAAGCATTTCTCTATTTACAATTGATTCCCGCAACTACACTACAAAAGTTACATATTTACACTCTCCCTGGGAATCGTATTTCCCATACCCCAAGCCTTATCCCAAGACAGAGTCTTGGAAAGAGAGCACAGATTGCTGCTCGTGGGATGGGATCACCTGTGACTTAGAAACAGGTAATGTAATTGGCCTTCACCTTTCTAATAGCTTGCTTTTTGGTACCATCTATTCTAACAATCCTCTTTTCTTCCTTCTTCATCTCCAAAGCCTCGACCTCTCCTACAATGATTTCAACAATTCTCACCTTTCACCTCAGTTTGGCCAGTTTTTTAATTTAACGTATCTTAACCTTAGCTCTTCTAATTTTGGGGGCGAATTCCCTTCCGAAATTTCTTATTTGTCAGGTTTGGTGTCTCTTGATCTTTCTTTGAACGATTTTTTGATACTAGAAACCACTATTTTCAACAAGCTTGCTCAAAACCTAACCCAATTGCAAGAATTGGACTTGTCTTTTGTAAACATGTCTTTGGTCGCACCTAGTTCCTTGATGAATTTGTCTTCTTCTTTGACATATCTCAAACTTAGGTATTGTGGATTGCACGGAAAAATCCCAGATATCAGTCATCTATCCAAATTGGTTACACTTCATCTGTCATTTGTTTATTCCTATGGTCGTTCGATGATAGAAATAAAACCAATGACCTTTGACAGGCTTGTTAGAAATCTTACCAAGATAAGAGACTTTCGTTTACGTGGTGTAAACATGTCGATGGTGGCACCTAGTTCTTTGATGaatctctcttcttctttatcatcACTTGCACTTATATTATGTGAATTGCAAGGGAAATTCccagacaacataattcaacgacCAAACCTCCAATTGCTCTATTTAACGGACAATGAACATCTCACTGGTTCCTTACCTCGGCATAATTGGACTAACTCGCTCCGCTACTTGGTTCTTTCATGGACAAAAATTCCAGTATATTTAGACTATGATTTTATCGGAAATTTAAAGTCTTTAGAAACTTTGGGTCTCAGCGGCTGCAACTTTAGAGTTTCAAATTTGGAACTGCTAGGTGAGTTGACTCAACTCACTCAGCTGTCCCTTTCCGATAATAATTTCACTGGTCAAATTTCATCCTCATTTGGAAGCCTTAAGCAACTCTCCTCACTGGTCCTctcctataacaatttcaatggtCAGATTCCTAATTATTTTACGAACTTCACACAACTTTCTTTTTTATCTTTATCAAATAATCGGTTTACAGGCCCCATCCCTGTCCAATTAGGCAGACTTTCATGTCTAGATTACCTGGATTTGTCCAATAACAAGTTGCATGGCCCAATTCCAAATTCAATTTTCAAACTTGTGGACTTGACTGTTCTCATTCTTTCATCCAATAACTTGACAGGAGAAGCCTCTCCTGCAACTTGCAAGCTAAAATCTCTTCAAATTCTTGACTTGTCAAACAATAGTTTGAACGGCTTCATCCCACAGTGTTTGGGAAATTTTAGCAACAATCTTTCAGTGTTGCATTTGGGCATGAACAAGTTTCATGGAACCATCCCTGAAACATTTTCAGTAGGCAGCAGCTTGAGATATTTGAACTTCAATGGCAATCAATTACAGAGGAAAATCCCACTGTCCATCTCCAATTGTAGAAATTTGGAAATATTAGATCTTGGAAACAATAATATAGATGACTCATTCCCGCATTTTCTAGGAACTCTTTCGAAGCTGCAAATTCTAATTCTAAAATCCAATAAACTCCATGGTTTGGTGAAAGGGCCTACTGCCAATTATTCGTTCTCAAAGCTACGAATTTTTGATCTCTCCCGTAACAAGTTGCATGGCCCAATTCCAAATTCAATTTTCAAACTTGTGGACTTGACTGTTCTCATTCTTTCATCCAATAACTTGACAGGAGAAGCCTCTTCTGCAGCTTGCAAGCTAAAATCTCTTCAAATTCTTGACTTGTCAAACAATAGTTTGAACGGCTTCATCCCACAGTGTTTGGGAAATTTTAGCAAAAGTCTTTCAGTGTTGCATTTGGGCATGAACAAGTTTCATGGAACCATCCCTGAAACATTTTCAGTAGGCAGCAGCTTGAGATATTTGAACTTCAATGGCAATCAATTACAGAGGAAAATCCCACTGTCCATCTCCAATTGTAGAAATTTGGAAATATTAGATCTTGGAAACAATAATATAGATGACTCATTCCCGCATTTTCTAGGAACTCTTTCGAAGCTGCAAATTCTAATTCTAAAATCCAATAAACTCCATGGTTTGGTGAAAGGGCCTACTGCCAATTATTCGTTCTCAAAGCTACGAATTTTTGATCTCTCCCGTAACATGTTTAGCGGACCTTTACCTGCAGAGTATTTCGATAATTTCAAAGCAATGGTGAACTCTGATGTGAAAATGGAATACATGCGGGACCCAAATAATTCTTATGATTATTCT GAAAAATCCCACAGTTGA